Proteins from a single region of Malaclemys terrapin pileata isolate rMalTer1 chromosome 23, rMalTer1.hap1, whole genome shotgun sequence:
- the LOC128828107 gene encoding adhesion G protein-coupled receptor E3-like yields MMQHGNQKSNRFCTILNQTSKTLESACGNGNQSVPPKEVFTSLDSLFNATAQQSTWSKEEVAWAATAFVQRAELAALEAAWNGSENEPQTITAETMTIAALRVTDNCSRAGKMIELNAENELMSIDCTTVVGASEAGSGVVAFISYATLESILNNNFIDQQNLTGEDNLVSITLNSKVVSGTIGKPGPLPKPFYFTLEHKQRKEMEDEIICVFWKLTGTWSTEGCTLLRANSTHTTCTCTHLSSFAILMASHAIKESYPLTIITYVGLTLSLLCLFLAILTFLLCRSIRNVSTSLHLQLCLCLFLADLLFLTAVNSVTNKVACAVIAGLLHYLFLACFTWMFLEGLHLFLTVRNLKVVNYTSASRFKKRFMYPFGYGFPALVVAISAAVNHKGYGTSKHCWLTIEGGFVWSFLGPVCLIIVMNLAFFITTLWLLRDKISSLNTDVSTLKNTRLLTFKAIAQLFILGCTWSLGLLQTKSAATVMAYLFTIINSLQGAFIFLVHCLLNQQVRQEYKRWIRRIEKTRTKSQTSRVSMSAVPTTTGTEWEKSS; encoded by the exons GAAGTCTTCACTTCTCTCGATTCGCTTTTCAATGCCACTGCCCAGCAGTCTACTTGGAGCAAGGAGGAGGTCGCGTGGGCAGCCACTGCCTTTGTGCAGCGTGCAGAACTGGCTGCCTTGGAAGCTGCTTGGAACGGTTCTGAGAACGAGCCGCAGACTATCACAGCCGAGACGATGa CCATCGCAGCCCTGCGGGTTACGGATAACTGCAGTCGGGCTGGGAAGATGATCGAACTGAACGCTGAAAACGAGTTGATGAGCATTGACTGCACGACAGTGGTTGGCGCCAGCGAAGCAG GCTCCGGAGTCGTTGCCTTCATCTCGTATGCCACTCTCGAGTCCATCCTGAACAATAACTTTATCGACCAGCAAAACCTGACAGGGGAGGACAACCTGGTTAGCATTACGCTGAATTCCAAGGTAGTGAGTGGGACCATTGGGAAACCCGGACCCCTCCCCAAACCTTTCTACTTCACCCTGGAGCATAAACAG AGAAAGGAAATGGAAGACGAGATTATCTGTGTTTTCTGGAAGCTCACTGGCACCTGGTCTACTGAGGGCTGCACTCTTCTCCGTGCGAACAGCACTCACACCACCTGCACCTGTACGCACCTGTCCAGCTTTGCCATCCTGATGGCTTCACATGCTATCAAG GAGAGTTACCCACTGACCATCATCACCTACGTGGGACTGACCCTCTCCCTGCTGTGCCTCTTCCTCGCCATCCTCACCTTCCTCCTGTGCCGCTCCATCCGCAACGTCAGCACCTCCCTCCACCtgcagctctgcctctgcctcttcctggccGACCTGCTCTTCCTCACCGCAGTGAACAGCGTCACCAATAAG GTGGCGTGTGCTGTCATTGCTGGCCTCCTACACTACCTCTTCCTGGCCTGTTTCACCTGGATGTTCCTGGAAGGGCTGCACCTCTTCCTCACCGTCAGGAACCTGAAGGTCGTGAATTACACCAGCGCCAGCCGGTTCAAGAAGAGATTCATGTACCCGTTCGGCTACGGCTTCCCAGCCCTGGTGGTGGCTATTTCTGCAGCGGTGAATCACAAAGGCTACGGAACTTCCAAACA CTGCTGGCTCACAATAGAGGGAGGCTTTGTCTGGAGTTTCCTTGGACCGGTCTGCCTTATTATTGTG ATGAATTTAGCATTTTTTATCACAACCCTCTGGCTCCTGAGAGACAAAATCTCCTCCCTGAATACAGATGTCTCCACCCTCAAAAACACAAG ATTGCTGACATTTAAAGCCATCGCCCAGCTCTTCATCCTGGGCTGCACTTGGAGTCTTGGTCTGTTGCAAACAAAATCGGCAGCCACGGTCATGGCGTATTTATTCACCATCATCAACAGCCTGCAGGGAGCCTTCATCTTCCTGGTGCACTGTCTCCTCAATCAGCAG GTGAGACAGGAGTACAAGAGATGGATCAGAAGGATTGAAAAAACCAGAACCAAGTCTCAGACTTCCAGGGTATCTATGTCAGCTGTCCCCACGACCACCGGAACT GAATGGGAAAAGTCCTCCTGA